The following proteins come from a genomic window of Diprion similis isolate iyDipSimi1 chromosome 8, iyDipSimi1.1, whole genome shotgun sequence:
- the LOC124409461 gene encoding P protein-like yields MSHVDSSEDETGLRTPRFLRRSSRYSRSTPGTPPSSTGSSAAILGPISHEGLQVWSQLPEAIRLDPSLAAFRREYEKVYHNSLKNDNASPKMDYLTVNMAMGSQHSHKHKPVPTEEDTTKDGMDSQSHEPKPNPVYRYIKLVLLVACWCLFTFILMTKQEKEGTMHQISVQVDQIRSYLILEHPMQRQVAVTLEGALLPPVYANLTTNYLTVWLELLHPGFNSNGTYENIKFIKNVSEPWVVPLVSEELIDIVPDQRQQKVFELDDFEIGSLSKSLIRMKMKTNLQSSLPVAMGYDLSPINMEDGIIYAAVVLLGLYILIIFEVVHRSLAAMLASTMSVAILAALNERPTMAELISWIDIETLLLLFSMMMLVAIISETGIFDYLAVFAYKITGGKVWPLIHTLCIFTALVSSFLDNVTTVLLMTPVTIRLCEVMELNPVPILMAMIVYSNIGGAITPVGDPPNVIIASNRHVIKGGVDFGTFTLHMGIGVIFVCIVLHFQLRFMFRDMSVLRFDEPQDVMELRHEIAIWQRAAASLSSYSKDEDLVRGTLTKKVQRLVTELRKKLMTGSVAIENYKANLEELQEKYPIRDKWLLAKCGCTMVFVITLFFLHSIPNLNLSLGWAALLGVLLLLVLADKEDLDGLLARVEWSTLIFFAALFILMEALSRLGLIDWIGKQTEAVILSVNQDSQLAVAILLLLWVSALASAFVDNIPLTTMMVRIATSLAHNPELRLPLQPLVWALAFGACLGGNGTLIGASANVVCAGVAEQHGYRITFMQFFKVGFPIMTTTTTVTMVYLLVAHVAFSWNGATL; encoded by the exons ATGTCTCACGTCGACTCCAGTGAAGATGAAACTGGACTTCGGACACCAAGATTTCTCAGGCGAAGTTCCCGCTACAGTCGCAGCACTCCAG GAACACCCCCCTCATCAACTGGAAGTTCTGCCGCGATACTGGGTCCTATTTCCCACGAAGGGCTGCAAGTATGGAGTCAACTCCCGGAAGCGATTAGATTGGATCCTAGTCTAGCGGCATTTCGACGGGAATACGAAAAGGTCTATcataattcgttgaaaaa CGACAACGCCTCACCGAAGATGGATTACTTGACAGTAAACATGGCAATGGGATCTCAGCATTCCCACAAACA CAAGCCCGTACCAACGGAAGAAGATACTACTAAAGATGGGATGGACAGCCAGAGTCATGAGCCAAAGCCGAATCCCGTTTATCGATATATCAAATTGGTACTGCTGGTAGCGTGCTGGTGTTTGTTCACT TTCATTCTGATGACCAAACAAGAAAAGGAAGGAACAATGCACCAAATTTCAGTCCAAGTGGATCAAATTCGAA GTTATTTAATACTCGAGCATCCGATGCAACGTCAAGTCGCCGTGACTCTGGAAGGTGCACTACTGCCACCTGTATACGCTAATTTAACGACGAACTATCTAACAGTGTGGCTGGAACTTCTGCACCCTGGGTTTAATAGCAATGGAACATACGAAAACATAAAATTCATTAAG AACGTAAGCGAACCTTGGGTTGTGCCGCTGGTCTCGGAAGAGTTAATAGACATAGTACCGGATCAAAGACAACAGAAGGTTTTCGAGTTggacgattttgaaattgg GAGTCTGTCGAAAAGCCTCATCAGGATGAAGATGAAAACAAACTTACAATCCAGCCTTCCGGTCGCCATGGGTTATGATCTTTCACCTATAAACATGGAGGACGGAATTATTTATGCAGCTGTTGTACTGCTCGGATTATACATTTTAATCATATTTGAG GTGGTTCACAGATCGTTGGCAGCAATGTTGGCGTCAACAATGTCAGTAGCAATTTTAGCAGCATTGAACGAG CGGCCAACAATGGCGGAATTGATTTCTTGGATAGACATCGAGActttgttgttgctgttttcGATGATGATGCTGGTCGCAATAATTTCAGAGACGGGAATATTCGATTATCTCGCTGTCTTTGCATATaag ATAACCGGTGGAAAAGTCTGGCCTCTAATCCATACGCTGTGCATATTTACCGCCCTCGTATCATCATTCTTGGATAACGTAACGACAGTCCTTTTAATGACTCCAGTCACCATCCGGTTATGTGAGGTAATGGAATTGAACCCAGTGCCAATTCTTATGGCAATGATCGTCTACTCCAACATAGGCGGTGCTATCACTCCTGTCGGGGATCCACCAAACGTGATCATCGCTTCGAATCGTCACGTCATCAAGGGC GGCGTTGACTTTGGTACCTTCACTCTGCACATGGGAATCGGCGTCATATTCGTTTGCATAGTCTTACACTTTCAGCTGAGATTTATGTTTCGAGACATGTCCGTTCTCAGATTCGACGAGCCTCAAGACGTGATG GAACTTAGACACGAAATAGCAATTTGGCAGAGAGCAGCCGCCAGCTTGTCGAGCTATAGCAAAGACGAAGATTTAGTTCGTGGTACGCTGACCAAGAAAGTGCAACGACTTGTGACAGAATTAAGAAAGAAACTGATGACGGGGAGCGTCGCTATAGAAAATTACAAAGCTAATCTAGAGGAACTGCAAGAGAAG TATCCAATCCGAGACAAATGGTTGCTGGCAAAGTGTGGATGCACCATGGTTTTCGTAATTACTTTATTCTTCCTGCACAGTATACCGAATTTAAATCTCTCCCTTGGCTGGGCCGCTCTTCTCGGagttctgctgctgctggttttaGCAGACAAGGAGGATCTGGACGGTCTTCTAGCTCGCGTCGAGTGGAGTACTTTAATCTTTTTCGCTGCTTTATTCATCCTAATGGAG GCTCTCTCTCGGCTCGGTCTCATTGATTGGATAGGAAAACAAACGGAAGCAGTAATTCTCTCCGTAAACCAGGACTCTCAACTAGCTGTGGCGATTCTACTCCTGCTATGGGTTTCCGCATTGGCAAGCGCCTTCGTCGACAACATACCGTTGACAACCATGATGGTACGCATTGCGACCAGTCTGGCACATAATCCGGAATTAAGACTTCCTCTACAGCCACTCGTCTGGGCTTTAGCCTTCGGGGCTTGCCTAGGAG GGAACGGAACTTTGATTGGAGCAAGTGCCAATGTGGTTTGTGCTGGCGTGGCTGAGCAGCACGGATATCGTATTACCTTCATGCAGTTTTTCAA GGTGGGGTTTCCTATCATGACAACTACCACCACCGTCACCATGGTGTACCTCCTCGTAGCTCACGTCGCGTTCAGTTGGAACGGAGCAACCTTATGA